A genomic region of Solanum dulcamara chromosome 2, daSolDulc1.2, whole genome shotgun sequence contains the following coding sequences:
- the LOC129879597 gene encoding F-box/FBD/LRR-repeat protein At1g13570-like has protein sequence MTNFKQLQDYAVKKRSPSVVHKYQFDEIVTKSLLLHPGRLEKFKVRIPNFSSMSTVPDVNKWILRLSQKNIKILTLEYKEGKTVRHTLPSYFFSCLDLTYLMLRNFDFSPTPEFKGFLFLNKLLLYGIHLANNCFEGILSSCPVLQRLLLHGCSGVSHFNISGSKLKRLSIKADDKFESISLEKAPNLTEVFVSLERVVIGLKGNPISDFVKLVNSLPKVKILRLNGNFLQLLAETPVPSMLPTSLKILQLKGVNFTKFDQISAVVCLIRNSPNLEQLYIESSTTKLKHKQVSGYLQLLDCTTFPFRQLHQVKLTNISGFIPEFELIRFLLFSSPSLVTMSIVEHPQLAAEKALEVARKLLQLQPPSPVSIDFSRDGKK, from the exons ATGACCAATTTTAAACAACTTCAAGACTATGCCGTCAAGAAGAGAAGTCCTAGTGTTGTGCACAAGTATCAATTTGACGAAATTGTCACCAAGTCTCTTCTGCTTCATCCTGGTCGATTAGAGAAATTTAAAGTACGTATTCCTAATTTCAGTTCAATGAGTACAGTTCCAGATGTGAACAAATGGATTTTACGCTTATCTCAGAAAAACATCAAGATATTAACCTTAGAATACAAGGAGGGAAAAACTGTGCGTCATACGTTACCttcatatttcttttcttgtctGGACTTGACATACTTGATGCTCCGTAATTTTGATTTTTCGCCTACACCAGAGTTTAAAGGCTTCTTATTTCTTAACAAATTACTTCTTTACGGGATTCACCTTGCAAACAACTGTTTTGAAGGTATTCTCTCTAGTTGCCCCGTCCTTCAAAGGCTACTGTTACACGGTTGTTCCGGTGTTTCTCATTTTAATATCAGTGGTTCAAAACTCAAGAGGTTGTCCATCAAGGCCGATGATAAGTTTGAATCAATTTCCTTAGAAAAAGCTCCTAACTTGACTGAAGTTTTTGTTTCGCTGGAGAGAGTTGTAATCGGTCTTAAAGGCAATCCTATCTCTGATTTCGTTAAGCTTGTGAATAGCTTGCCTAAAGTCAAAATACTTCGTCTAAACGGCAATTTTCTACAG CTCCTAGCTGAAACTCCAGTTCCGTCTATGTTACCAACGTCTCTGAAGATTCTTCAACTCAAAGGTGTAAACTTTACCAAATTTGATCAGATATCTGCTGTTGTCTGCTTGATTAGAAATTCTCCGAATTTGGAACAACTTTATATTGAG TCTTCTACAACGAAGTTAAAACACAAACAAGTCTCCGGTTATCTACAACTCCTAGACTGCACAACTTTTCCCTTCAGACAACTTCATCAGGTCAAGTTAACGAATATCTCAGGTTTCATTCCTGAGTTTGAGTTGATCCGGTTCCTTCTCTTTAGTTCGCCATCACTTGTGACAATGAGTATCGTGGAGCACCCACAACTCGCAGCAGAAAAAGCATTGGAAGTAGCAAGGAAACTGCTCCAGTTACAGCCACCATCACCAGTGTCTATAGATTTCTCGAGGGATGGGAAAAAATAA
- the LOC129874448 gene encoding F-box/FBD/LRR-repeat protein At1g13570-like produces MMPSEAKKHCCESLPLDVLSNLPENVIDVILMSLPFRDAVRTSILSNIWRYKWCRLPELTLDDTFWKTKNNLIFHTTAITKIIYHILIFHEGPITKFTLCVPKSRSCPMIDDLIYFLAKNGIQDLVLKLPFKGEPYELPPSFFKSLQLRNLILQNCLILRPPTFKGFDRLIKLELCEVTISSELLGSLISHCLLLEHLVLYIAETYSNLIEINAPRLKSLYFAGSVRSIFLNNIPLLSKLLLASSDTDYLGAEKWDIVKFFESLESFSALEHLYLNMLFAAEASEVPTRLPFDLKCVKKLDLSVDLYNSVEVSCALCLIRSFPYLQYMDISEAYYKYDIEEAYQVEFPSDVTFNHLREVRLTLASGSIIEMQLAKLLLANSPMLVRMLFSSCVVKGSAAVKKLAAELTTFQRASPKAEVAFIEN; encoded by the exons ATGATGCCTTCTGAGGCTAAAAAGCATTGTTGTGAATCGTTGCCTCTTGATGTACTTAGCAATCTTCCGGAGAATGTAATTGATGTCATTTTGATGTCTTTACCTTTTAGGGATGCGGTGAGGACTAGCATTTTATCAAACATATGGAGATATAAATGGTGCAGACTTCCTGAGTTGACGCTTGATGATACTTTTTGGAAaactaaaaataacttaatattTCATACGACTGCGATTACCAAGATTATCTATCACATTTTGATATTTCATGAAGGACCGATTACAAAGTTTACACTCTGTGTTCCTAAGTCGAGAAGTTGTCCTATGATCGATGACTTGATATATTTCCTAGCTAAAAATGGTATTCAGGATCTTGTTCTTAAACTTCCATTCAAGGGTGAACCATATGAATTGCCGCCTTCATTTTTCAAAAGCTTGCAGTTGAGGAATTTGATTCTCCAGAATTGCTTAATACTTCGTCCACCGACCTTCAAAGGATTTGATAGGTTAATTAAGTTGGAACTATGTGAAGTTACAATTTCTTCCGAGTTGCTAGGAAGTTTAATTTCTCATTGCTTGTTGCTCGAGCATTTGGTTCTCTATATTGCCGAGACTTACAGCAACCTCATTGAAATTAATGCTCCCAGGCTGAAATCACTTTACTTCGCAGGCAGTGTGAGATCTATCTTTTTAAACAATATCCCTCTTCTGTCTAAACTTTTACTTGCATCTAGTGACACAGATTATTTGGGGGCTGAAAAATGGGATATTGTAAAGTTTTTCGAGTCTCTTGAGTCTTTTTCTGCTCTCGAGCATCTATACTTGAATATG TTATTTGCTGCAGAAGCAAGTGAAGTACCAACGAGGCTTCCCTTTGATCTTAAATGTGTCAAAAAACTTGACTTAAGTGTTGATCTTTATAACTCGGTTGAGGTTTCATGTGCTCTTTGCTTGATAAGAAGCTTCCCGTATTTACAATATATGGATATTTCG GAGGCTTATTATAAATATGATATAGAAGAAGCTTATCAAGTAGAATTTCCCTCGGATGTGACGTTTAATCACCTAAGGGAAGTTAGGCTAACACTTGCTAGTGGCTCAATCATCGAGATGCAGCTTGCCAAACTTCTGTTAGCCAATTCTCCCATGCTAGTGAGAATGCTCTTCTCGTCGTGTGTAGTTAAAGGATCTGCAGCAGTCAAAAAACTCGCTGCTGAGCTAACAACATTTCAGCGTGCATCACCTAAAGCAGAAGTGGCCTTCATCGAAAACTAG